The Dreissena polymorpha isolate Duluth1 chromosome 2, UMN_Dpol_1.0, whole genome shotgun sequence nucleotide sequence taacgatactttgcgcacatgcttatctttaacgatactttacgcaaatgcttATCTTTAACGATACTTTGCGCACATGCTTATCTttaacgatactttacgcacatgtttgaAGCTCTGTTTTACCAGAGCGTGGCTGAAATGATAAATTTTTAAGGTGaccaaattatttcaaaatgttaaatacaTGCAACCATGTAGCAATAAAGAtggttaaaaagaaaaaaatgtttcaaaatttcaACTGCATGCTGTTTAGTGGTAATAAAGATGGCTAAAGTTATCTTACATGTTTAACTGCATTCAGTTTTGTGGCAGTACAGATGCTTATGGTGgccatttaattaaaaacctttaacTGCAGGCAGTTGTATTGCAATAAAAGTGGCATAAGTTGAATCTTTACATGAAAGTAAGACTTTTTCTTTGAGTACAACCATCagctttaaaacaaaaacataagatGATATTATTTTTGCGTATATATGAACagttttttgaaattttatttcctACGTATAcgtcaattttatttcaatcgcGAACCAGTTGAAATGGTTTCTACAGCTTTatgatttaatataaagaaactCGCGATGTCGTTTATAATTGTGGTTGACATTTTCCACAACCTTAATACTGCTACTGCATGTACATCGCGTGGCTGTTTTTTAGGTTAAGGTCAAATGACTTGACGACATGTAGGCAATTTACCTCGCTTAAATATGTTTGGGTATTTTACAACGATGTTGAACAAAAATCTTACGTTTTTGAGTGTTTTTAACTttaagattatttaaatttaatgcaatgtgaataaatgtgaaaatatgtCTCAAATGAAACCGGCGACATTGCTTAGTAGTTTTCTTTAATAATGTTGACTGAACTCGAACAAACCGATGTTTGTAAGTGTTTTCTGAAGAACTTTGTATGGGTGATAACACTTGTCTGTGACTTAAACTCAATATGGCAGCAAACACGACTGGACAAAAAAATGAACATGGTGATTTAAATTCATACAAAACAAAAGTTTGTTGTTTTGAGGAAAATCCAGTAGAAGATTGCCTTTATATTCCAGTTAGTAGAACGAGTGCCAAAGGAGGAGTACAGAGGAGTTTCTTATAAACTCAAACACTATCGGCCGGGATACAATTTTGAATCATGCCTGATGTAAGGATACACATTAAGTCATTTGAAAATGACAGTCATCTTTGTTTTTAGTATTTTGCTTTCATTACACAATAGGTTCAGTTTGAACAAAAAACTATGGCGTGTGTAAATTTAgaatcattattaaattttaatagaTGTATATTGCGATTTTTGTATTACTTTTGCATGAATTGTTGCGGGCTACTTTGCGTCTCTAACCCACaagtgaaaaataaattttatacaaTTCTTAGCGAGGTTCGATTAAGTTATTTCAATATGTTTTGACTATTGCATttaataatgcaaagctaatatTTTGATTGTCTCAcgaaaaatgtgttttcatattGTAGGATAATTAGAATACCGTGATAGTGTCATTGAATTTATCCTACTTGTCTCAGAAGCTTCGTCATGTTAACCTGTCTTCAACTATTCGGGTAAATTAAAGTACACAAGGACACTAACATGGTATTCtatatgaaaatatatacatGCCCGTGTTTATATTCCTGACGGCATATTATTATAGACGTGTGTTAAAAGCAAGCACGTTTTTCAACCCGTTAACCTATATTGATTCATTGAAGAGAAAGTAATGCTCAGTCGGTTTATAAATTAAGATAGAGGTCTATTAATGTAGTATTATAAACCCTTGTCCCAAATAAGAGCAGTCATTTTCAAGTAAATGTATTGGCACACGAGGTTGATATCAGTTTTCATAGATCTCGACATAATAGTCATTTTACGAATAATTATCTCATATTTTTAgatgattataaaataaataatatatcacCATATTATCCCTTGTGTCTCAATGAAGTCTTCTATATTCTGCCTCTTAATTGCATACCCAAAACCACTTATGAACAACGGGTTGTCCAACCAGCTTGAATTCGCAGAGCGGCGCTGCGTTGTACCACAGACAGAACACCGAAAATCTGGTATATCGAAATCCTGCTTCAATCTACCACTAAGCATCAACTACCAATAAATATTCTTGTCAGAAACTTGCGCGTTTTCAATTGCGTATAATCACGCATAGCGCTGCCTCAAACAGTGCTGCGAAGCCGATCGCGTTGAAACCGAACATTTTACTGCACTCTCAAATCTTAccataaaatatatgttatatctGCAACAAGCGGTTATTGCTGCACATGTTATTGCAGAATACATtccaaaacaatatatatttttattagcaATATTCTAGTATTTATTACATTGACAATGATACACATGTTTAACATCCACTAAGTAACACTATTTGAGGTTTGAACAGTTGCTTTCAATCTATTCAGTACAAAATGGCCACACAATTAACAAAAACTATTTCGATTTATTGGCTAACAATGTCTTTTTCATTGATTAAGTCTCGATTAATtgattaaatgtgtatatttagtTATCATGTTTTGAATATTCAGTATAACAGTTGTACCACAGAGGCGTGAGTTGAATAAACCTTTAGAAGACCACTTTACAACCACCACTTACTCTAGAAAAAAGGGCTTAAAGCctcacaccttgaaatgaaatacatgtttatcaatacatatagatgcaatttgaaagtgtgcaaaattgtaattaaatatataacctagttagcaagtaatttattatttttttaaattttaaaaccgaaagtaagatttttatacgtataagtccatttcgacaaacgcgattatttttaagttttaaggcgcaaaaagacggatgtctaccttgtaaacaccagatatattctaattggcatagatataattaaatctatagcctagtttgcaagtaatttattattatttttaattttaaaaccgaaagtaggatttctatacgtatacgtcgaTTTCgaaaaacgcgattatttttaagttttaaagcacaaaaaagacGGATTACTACCTTATAACCACCAGATATGATtaaattggcatagataaaatatgattcttattcatacttaaatttactatgccaaataagttgtgtggctttaatgcatttgcgtaaatcgTCTTCCCAGATTATCCTTTTCAGTCCACACATGCTTGCCAGTGACAACCCATAACGCTTTTATATGATATTTCGATTAAAAAAGTCTCTACTTTGCAAAAAATGAGTTTTGGCAAAAAGTGTTGTGtcgtattagcctgtgcgactgCAAAGGCCAATCTGGAACGAccctttacccacatgcatacaTAAACCCCGCATACATATTGTAAAGATTAACATTCCAAAAAGTAATTTTAAGAGCGAGTCAAAAATGACATATCTGGAGTGGTTAAAACGTTTTTCGCAGGTTCCACTTTATTTCCTAGATTTCGGACGCACTTGACCCATATTTGAAATTGTTCTAgacattttaaagataaacattatgaacatgtttcatcaagattgataaTGAATATTTCCTCGCGAGTGggaacaagttttttttttagatatgaCCTCGTGCTCTTGTTCTTTTCACACTTGACCTATATAAAAACTATGGCTTGATAATGCCAAAACAAAAATTtaacacataacattaatattAACTCATGAATTAGGCCAGTATAGTTTGTTACAAATTAGtttaaagatttgacctggtgacaaaGTTATTTATGCAAGATTCAAACTCAACCTGGAAAATGTAAAAATACACCTTCTGTcgaagtttcatcaatattgataCCATTATGTATTTCTTCGAGACTGTTTTCCTAAGAGTAGACATAATgccatattttttaaatgcatgtgaCACAGATTAGAACTGGGTGTAGGAAATGTCATAATCAATATTATGGTACATTAAAGAttgagcaataaatgtggccgtTAGAGTGGAAGTTTTATTATACAATCGGCCCTGGTGAAAACTTGTCTTGATTCTAATTGGCGTAcaaattgtcaagataaacaatatgaaaaagttgcatcaatattaagtaaaaatgtGTTGTCTTAAGAGTGGCAACAATATGTTTCTAAGAACTGTGTTGCTGAAAGCACGTGCACAAGACTCAAACTCTTTAAAGtaattgtccagataaacattctgacaaagtttcatcaataatGGATAAAAACCGAAACCACTTCAGTAATATCTTAGCTGAAAGTTGAAGACAATGCACATTGGGCATGAGATAATCACGAAGTGCTCAAGGTTATGAACtcttgatattgatataaaatctgCATGTTTGACTTTTCCATCGTTTAAATACAGATTGTTCTGtataaataaccaataatatgCATAGGGGGTCTATAGTTAATCGGTAGACGTAATCCTTCTCAAGGTGCGTGTTATCTTGTCTTAACAAACCTTTCAACTATAACAGAAACAGTACAAATAACAAGGAACAAAACATCTTTTAATACGAAACAATCGTTTATGTAAACAATAACTTATAGTTTACAATTATTTCAACACTTCAGATCCTGTTATCTTGTTTGAACGATCGTTCCAACTAAATCAGAACAGTACACCTAAGAAGAAACACAAACAACTTCTTACACGGAATATCGtttatgtaaacaataatttatagtTTAAATTATTTCAACACTTATTTCAACAGATTCTGCTACACGCTACACAAAAACCTTTGGCTATAAAATGTGcatacactatatatatatatatatatatatatatatatatatatatatatatatatatatatatatatatatatatatatatatatatatatatatatatatatatatgtgtgtgtgtgtgggtgtgcgtgtgtgtgtgtgtttataatcACTAGCAGTTGGAGAATTTTACCATTTCATTATGAGGAGTATGCAAATACCTATTTTATATAACTGTATTACAAATCCTCAAGTGAGGTAAACATATCACTTCAATGACTTTTAAACTATACAGCTAAATAATAGCAACACAAAGCCCACAACCAGTTGGAAATTTAAagaatacattattatttaaaataataactactactacttcctttTGCGCAAGCAGCGTTTCACGTGGTTAATCTTTTATGATTGTTTAAAAACAGTCCAAACTGTTACATTTAATATCCACCAAATTAACTGTCCTCAGCTGTGAAAGTCCGCGAAAGGCTTTCGGTTGAAGCGTGATTCCTTCACCACGAAGATCAATAGTCTCCAGATTGCGACATGATGATATGTCAAACCCTTCACACTCACATCCCTCTAACTTTAATATCTTCAGCTGTTCAAGTCCATAAAAAGCATTGGATTTAAGTACGATGTCTTTACTCAAAACTTCTATACATTCCAGATTATGACATGATGATAAGTGCATGCCTTTACACTCACAGCCATTCAACTTCAATGTCTTAAGTTGCCAAAGTCCATTTAAGATATTTGGCTGTAGCGTTATTCCGTTACCATAAAGATCTACTATTTCCAGATTATGACAAGATGCTAAGCCCAACTCTTTACTTTCACATCTATACAACGTTACTTTCTTCAGCTGCGCATGTCCATTCTAGGCATTCGGTTGTAGCGTGATTCGTTTCCCACGAAGATCTATTATTTCAAGATTATGACACAATGATAAGTCTAACCCTTTACACACACATTCATCCAACTTTAATTCCTCCAGTTGCGCAAGTCCATTAAAGGCATTCGGCTGTAGCGTGATTCCTTCACCACAAATATCTATTATTTCCAGATTATGACATGATGATAAGTCGAGTCCCTTACACACACATGCAGACAACGTTAATGTCTTCAGTTGCGCAAGTCTTTTAAAGGCATTCGTCTGTAGCGTGATTCCTTCACCACAAAGATCTATTATTTCCAGATTATGACATGATGATAAGTCGAGTCCTTTACACACACATCCAGACAACGTTAATGTCTTCAGTTGCGCAAGTCCATTAAAGGCATTCGGCTGTAGCGTGATTCCTTCACCACAAAGATCTATTATTTCCAGATTATGACATGATGATAAGTCTAACCCTTTACACACACATTCATCCAACATTAATTTCTCCAGTTGCGCAAGTCCATTAAAGGCATTCGGCTGTAGCGTGATTCCTTTACCACAAAGATCTATTATTTCCAGATTATGACATGATGATAAGTCGAGTCCTTTACACTCACATCCAGACAACGTGAATGTCTTCAGTTGCGCAAGTCCATTAAAGGCATTCGGCTGTAGCGTGATTCCTTCACcaggaaaatatattatttccagATTATGACATGATGAAAAGTCGAGTCCTTTACACTCACATCCAATTAACCTTAATGTCTTCAGTTGCGCAAGTCCATTTAATGCATTCGGCTGTAGCGTGATTCGATTGCCATGAAGATATATTATTTCCAGATTATGACATGATGATAAGTCTAACCCTTTACACACACATTCATCCAACTTTAATTTCTCCAGTTGCGCAAGTCCATTAAAGGCATTCGGCTGTAGCGTGATTCCTTTACCACAAAGACCTATTATTTCCAGATTATGACATGATGATAAGTCGAGTCCTTTACACTCATATCCAGACAACGTGAATGTCTTCAGTTGCGCAAGTCCATTAAAGGCATTCGGCTGTAGCGTGATTCCTTCACCACAAAGATCTATTATTTCCAGATTATGACATGATGATAAGTCGAGTCCTTTACACTCACATCGAAACAACGTTAATGTCTTCAGTTGCGCAAGTCCATTAAAGGCATTCGGCTGTAGCGTGATTCGATTGCCATGAAGATATATTATTTCCAAATTATGACATGTTGATAAGTCGAGTCCTTTACACTCACATCCAGACAACGTGAATGTCTTCAGTTGCGCAAGTCCATTAAAGGCATTAGGCTGTAGCGTGATTCGATTGCCATTAAGATCTATTATTTCCAGATTATGACATGATGATAAGTCGAGTCCTTTACACACACATCCAGACAACGTTAATGTCTTCAGTTGCGCAAGTCCATTAAAGGCATTCGGCTGTAGCGTGATTCCTTCACCACGAAGATATATTATTTCCAGATTATTACATGATGATAAGTCGAGTCCTTTACACTCACATCCAGACAACGTGAATGTCTTCAGTTGCGCAAGTCCATTAAAGGCATTCGGCTGTAGCGTGATTCGATTGCCATTAAGATCTATTATTTCCAGATTATGACATGATGATAAGTCGAGTCCTTTACACACACATTCAGACAACGTTAATGTCTTCAGTTGCGCAAGTCCATTAAAGGCATTCGGCTGTAGCGTGATTCGATTGCCATTAAGATCTATTATTTCCAGATTATGACATGATGATAAGTCGAGTCCTTTACACACACATTCAGACAACGTTAATGTCTTCAGTTGCGCAAGTCCATTAAAGGCATTTGGCTGTAGCGTGATTCCTTCACCACAAAGATCTATTATTTCCAGATTATGACATGATGATAAGTCCAACCCTTTACACTCACAGCCCTCCAACTTTATATCCTTTAGTTGCGCAAGCCCATGAAGGACGTTCGGTGGTAGTAATATGTTCCGTGAATAAAGATATATTTCAAGAAGCTTAGCGTTGGACTTGTTCATTTGCAAGATGCGAAGAAAAGCGTTGTCATCAACATCAAAATCAAATACATTGAAACGGCTGAGTTTAAGATCAATATCATTTGGATTCTGGACATTTGCTTGCGCTTCGATAAATCCCGCTATGTATAAGGACAACAAAAACTTGGTATTCATAGTGCTGTCTATAATTCGCGAAAATTCATTtgctaaaaaaatgtttaaaccgcacaaaaaaataaatacctgATTTTCAAACATCGCGTTCAAATTTTCGGCAAAAAATCTAGAAACGACAAGAAGAGTTGCACTGTTTTCTGCTATGTGAACAGCAGCTAGAAACTCCTGAacacttttatgaataaatgaacACGTGGATGTTTGATATGTTCTACTGACACATTTTCTTTCCGTTATAATACCGGTCTTAAGGGCAATGTATTTCTGTTCTTGTGTCAGGCAGTGTGACAATTGTCGATCGCTTATAACTAGGGATTGTTCccgctctgctgaaaacaacataaaaaatgctGCTTTGGCAATGGCTTGCAGATGTTCAAAATTGTGTTGAAGGTAACGTGTGTTTTGGAAGCACACGAATGGTGGCTGAACAAAAAAGCTAATCTTTTCACTCGCTTTTTTAAAAAGAGCGTCAACTAAAACAGTGTATATATCGCACCGTGACCCTGTCAATCGTGTTCCGTCGACCCAAGAACTTACAATTAGCGAGAGCAACATTGGAGACAACAATAAAGCATGTAGTTCATTTTCTGATACATATTGTTCAAACTCTTTTAATGTATTGCAGCCAAAGCTATCAAGGAGTGATTTGCACAGTTCATATGGATCACGGACACCTTTAAGTTCAAATAAGCTGTCAATTTGAGAATTCTTGATGAGTTCATCAGTCAGTTTCCATGGCCTTGTTGTAGTAAAAACTGTACACTGGCTGTAACAGGAAAGCATGATAGGCTGAGCTAGTTTCCCTTGCAGATCCTTCCACTCGTCTAACccgtcttgtaccaccaaacacaattcttgtcgcATGATTTTATTTAGCATAACATACGCGTCATTTCGTTCTGTATCAGTATAAACCATGTCGATAATCTGTTCTTTGATCATATTAGTGACATCGCGTTCACAAACAGAATCTCTCAAAGTAATTAATAATGCAAGTTTAAATTCTTGCAACGTGTTCGCGTCAACAAACGTTTCAGAAGATGTTAATTCACCTCCTTGATTACACCAGTCCAATACCAGTTTAGAAGCAAACGTTGACTTTCCCATGCCAGCTTCGCCTTGTAAAAATATGCActtgtttattttttcactttCACCCGTACATAATATTTCTTTGTAAGTTGTAATTGGAATTTCGGTTTTTTTCCCGCCGCTGCTTTCAACTACTCGGCATATTGCGGGCGCTGCATAGATCTTATTTAGGGATTCGTCGCCACTTGGCAATAATGTTGATATAGACACGTGACTCAGCTTGCGCTTGTAATGATGTTTTAATCGCCCAACAAAATCTGAAATacatatgacatattaaaaaaattataagtaGTAAAAAAGCCGATATAACAGAAGAAGTACTTGTAGTTGAAATAGCAGCAGCAATAAGAGCAgaagtactagaagtagtagtggtagtagataAATATGGAGAAGCAaaggaagaagtagtagtagcatgaGCAGTATAAATAGTATatgaagtaatagaagtagtagtagtagtagtagtagtagtagtagtagtagtagtagtaagtaggagtagtagtagtagtagtagtagtagtagtagtagtagtagtagtagtagtagtagtagtagtagaagtagtagtaatagtggtaggagaagaggtagaagtagtagtagtagtagtagttgtagtagtagtagtagtagtagtagtagtagtagtagtagtagtagtagtagtagtagtagtagtagtaagtagcagtagtagtagaagcagcagtagtagtagtaatagtagtagtaatagtagtagtagtagtagtagtagaagtagaattattagtagtagtattaggtgtagtagtagtagtagtagtagtagtagtagtagtagtagtagtagtagtagtagtagtagtagtagtagtagtagttgtagtagcagtagtaatacacgtagtagaagtagtagtagtagtagtagaaatagtaatagaagtagtagtagtaggagcaatAAGAGCAtaagtactagaagtagtagtggtagtagataAATATGGAGAAGCAaaggaagaagtagtagtagcatgaGCAGTATAAATAGTATATGAAgtgatagaagtagtagtagtagtagtagtagtagtagtagtagtagtagtagtagtagtagtagtagtagtagtagtagtagtagtaatagtggtaggagaagaggtagaagtagtagtagtagtagtagtagtagtagtagtagtagtagtagtagtagtagtagtagtagtagtagtagtaagtagtagtagtagtagcagcagcagtagaagtagtaatagtagtagtagtaatagtagtagtagtggtagaagtagaattattagaagtagtattagtattagtagtagtagaagtagtagtagtagtagtagtagtagtagttatacaagtagtagtggtagtagtagtagtagaaatagtattagaagtagtagcagtaggagtagttgtattagtagtagtagtcgaagagGTAGTTGTGgttgtagtattattattattattattattataagtagtagtagtagtagtagtagtagttggtgttgtcgcagtagtagaagtatcagtagtagaagtagtagaagtagtagtagtagtagtagtaaaagtagtagaattagtagtagtagtagtagaagtagtagtagtagtagtagtagaagtagtggtagtagtagtagtagtagtagtagtagtagtagtagtagtagtagtagtagtagtagtagtagtagaagtagtagtagtggtagtagtagaagaagtagtagtaaaagtagtagaattagtagtagtagtagtagtagtagttagtagtagaagtagtagtagtagtagtagtagtagtagtagtagtagtagtagtagtagtagtagtagtagtagtagtagtagtagtagaaaaagaagtagtagtagtaatagtagcattattagtagcagtagtagtaatacaagtagtagtagtagtagaagtagtagtagaagtagtagtagtagaagcaataTTAGTAGGagagtagttgtaatagtagtagtagaggtagtagcagtagtggtactAATAcaagtaatagtagaagaaggCGGAagagtagtggtaaaagtagtagttgaagtagtagtagttacagtagtagtagtagaagtaatagtagcagtagtagtagtagtagtagtaatagtagtagtagtagtagtagtagtagtagtagtagtagtagtagtagtagtagtagaagtagtagtagtagtagtagaaattgtagtagtagtagtagtagtagtagtagtagtagtggtagtagtagtagtagtagtagaagttgtagtagtagtagtagtagtagtagtagtagtagtagtagtagtagtagtagtagtagtagtagtagtagtagtagtagtagaagtagtagtagtagtagtagtagtagtagtagtagtagtagtagtagtagaagtagtagtggtggtagtagtagaaaaagtagaagtaaaagtagtagaattagtagtagtagtagtagtagtttaggtTGTTGTTGTACAGCAGGTGGGCAAGACATGGTAACagagtcagtatcagtacaaagGGTGCACCAGACATGGTTGTAGGTAGTCAGTGTCAGTACAACGGGTGAGTCACACGTGGTAGTAGgaagtcagtgtcagtacagcaCGTGTACCAGACATGGTAGTAGGGAGGAGTCAGTGTAGTACAACGGGTGAGTCAGACATGGTAGTAGgaagtcagtgtcagtacagcaGGTGGGCCAGACATGGTAGTAGGCAGGCAGTGTCAGTACAACAGGTGGGCCAGACATGGTAGTAGGAAGTCAGTTTCAGTACAGCAGGTGGGTAAGATATTGTAGCAGAATCAGTATCAGTACAAAGGATGTACCAAACATGGTAGAAGAGAGTTATTTACAGTACAGCAGGATGGCCAGACATGGTAGCAGagagtcagtatcagtacaatGCGTGTGTCAGGCATGGTTGTTGGATGTCAGTGTCAGTACAGCAGGTGTGCCAGACATGGTAGAagagtcagtatcagtacaaagGGTGTACCAGACACGGAAATAGGAAGTCAGTTTTAGTGCAAAGGGTGTTCCAGACATGGTAGTAGGTagtcagtgtcagta carries:
- the LOC127869070 gene encoding uncharacterized protein LOC127869070 isoform X1 codes for the protein MHDTPSKRHRPCPLSICEAVRDHIKNNHRFYGPSWKNTCAEQWACNHWQIGKCFMPPDGYIGVTSIRDTDYNGVISVILNCKHFDNLMSFSIAPMSFGPCLLTKARDIGKAVRHSPSCEVTDSDLNDYFNTLETLLNDSKTLANDSNAQDAVSKLNLLRKESTISLAEMSQLLKDAHEALGKAENVTKECKSQMESYIEQLKIKLDEHAETLIKKYTKNFTEEANMFSEVRKANITEHANTCTVESKRLINEHANTCTEESKRNILEHALTCTEESKRNLTEHVNTLSQKSIQYIQGANSSKQESDYEHEVEDFVGRLKHHYKRKLSHVSISTLLPSGDESLNKIYAAPAICRVVESSGGKKTEIPITTYKEILCTGESEKINKCIFLQGEAGMGKSTFASKLVLDWCNQGGELTSSETFVDANTLQEFKLALLITLRDSVCERDVTNMIKEQIIDMVYTDTERNDAYVMLNKIMRQELCLVVQDGLDEWKDLQGKLAQPIMLSCYSQCTVFTTTRPWKLTDELIKNSQIDSLFELKGVRDPYELCKSLLDSFGCNTLKEFEQYVSENELHALLLSPMLLSLIVSSWVDGTRLTGSRCDIYTVLVDALFKKASEKISFFVQPPFVCFQNTRYLQHNFEHLQAIAKAAFFMLFSAEREQSLVISDRQLSHCLTQEQKYIALKTGIITERKCVSRTYQTSTCSFIHKSVQEFLAAVHIAENSATLLVVSRFFAENLNAMFENQVFIFLCGLNIFLANEFSRIIDSTMNTKFLLSLYIAGFIEAQANVQNPNDIDLKLSRFNVFDFDVDDNAFLRILQMNKSNAKLLEIYLYSRNILLPPNVLHGLAQLKDIKLEGCECKGLDLSSCHNLEIIDLCGEGITLQPNAFNGLAQLKTLTLSECVCKGLDLSSCHNLEIIDLNGNRITLQPNAFNGLAQLKTLTLSECVCKGLDLSSCHNLEIIDLNGNRITLQPNAFNGLAQLKTFTLSGCECKGLDLSSCNNLEIIYLRGEGITLQPNAFNGLAQLKTLTLSGCVCKGLDLSSCHNLEIIDLNGNRITLQPNAFNGLAQLKTFTLSGCECKGLDLSTCHNLEIIYLHGNRITLQPNAFNGLAQLKTLTLFRCECKGLDLSSCHNLEIIDLCGEGITLQPNAFNGLAQLKTFTLSGYECKGLDLSSCHNLEIIDLCGEGITLQPNAFNGLAQLKTLTLSGCVCKGLDLSSCHNLEIIDLCGEGITLQTNAFKRLAQLKTLTLSACVCKGLDLSSCHNLEIIDICGEGITLQPNAFNGLAQLEELKLDECVCKGLDLSLCHNLEIIDLRGKRITLQPNA
- the LOC127869070 gene encoding uncharacterized protein LOC127869070 isoform X5 → MKTKQPLTNRARDIGKAVRHSPSCEVTDSDLNDYFNTLETLLNDSKTLANDSNAQDAVSKLNLLRKESTISLAEMSQLLKDAHEALGKAENVTKECKSQMESYIEQLKIKLDEHAETLIKKYTKNFTEEANMFSEVRKANITEHANTCTVESKRLINEHANTCTEESKRNILEHALTCTEESKRNLTEHVNTLSQKSIQYIQGANSSKQESDYEHEVEDFVGRLKHHYKRKLSHVSISTLLPSGDESLNKIYAAPAICRVVESSGGKKTEIPITTYKEILCTGESEKINKCIFLQGEAGMGKSTFASKLVLDWCNQGGELTSSETFVDANTLQEFKLALLITLRDSVCERDVTNMIKEQIIDMVYTDTERNDAYVMLNKIMRQELCLVVQDGLDEWKDLQGKLAQPIMLSCYSQCTVFTTTRPWKLTDELIKNSQIDSLFELKGVRDPYELCKSLLDSFGCNTLKEFEQYVSENELHALLLSPMLLSLIVSSWVDGTRLTGSRCDIYTVLVDALFKKASEKISFFVQPPFVCFQNTRYLQHNFEHLQAIAKAAFFMLFSAEREQSLVISDRQLSHCLTQEQKYIALKTGIITERKCVSRTYQTSTCSFIHKSVQEFLAAVHIAENSATLLVVSRFFAENLNAMFENQVFIFLCGLNIFLANEFSRIIDSTMNTKFLLSLYIAGFIEAQANVQNPNDIDLKLSRFNVFDFDVDDNAFLRILQMNKSNAKLLEIYLYSRNILLPPNVLHGLAQLKDIKLEGCECKGLDLSSCHNLEIIDLCGEGITLQPNAFNGLAQLKTLTLSECVCKGLDLSSCHNLEIIDLNGNRITLQPNAFNGLAQLKTLTLSECVCKGLDLSSCHNLEIIDLNGNRITLQPNAFNGLAQLKTFTLSGCECKGLDLSSCNNLEIIYLRGEGITLQPNAFNGLAQLKTLTLSGCVCKGLDLSSCHNLEIIDLNGNRITLQPNAFNGLAQLKTFTLSGCECKGLDLSTCHNLEIIYLHGNRITLQPNAFNGLAQLKTLTLFRCECKGLDLSSCHNLEIIDLCGEGITLQPNAFNGLAQLKTFTLSGYECKGLDLSSCHNLEIIDLCGEGITLQPNAFNGLAQLKTLTLSGCVCKGLDLSSCHNLEIIDLCGEGITLQTNAFKRLAQLKTLTLSACVCKGLDLSSCHNLEIIDICGEGITLQPNAFNGLAQLEELKLDECVCKGLDLSLCHNLEIIDLRGKRITLQPNA